The proteins below come from a single bacterium genomic window:
- a CDS encoding response regulator: MKLRTLIVDDESPARKRIRHFLELDSEIELIGECENGQDALAWIRTYKPDILFLDIQMPLMDGFNLLKRSGLERQFSVIFITAYDEYAVKAFEANAADYLLKPFTRKRFEEALRKVKQQIRLKRNSEPAEQAMALLQTLQKENEYLQRIAVKSTRGIIFVPCNQVDWIESEDNYILVHAGKETHIIRESMNAIEQALDPARFLRIHRRILVNTDRIREMQPQRQTHLILQNGTALPVSRRLKEKVKRFLFRK, from the coding sequence TTGAAACTGCGGACCCTGATTGTTGACGACGAATCACCCGCGCGGAAAAGAATTCGTCATTTTCTGGAATTGGATTCCGAAATCGAACTGATTGGAGAATGTGAAAACGGTCAGGATGCGCTGGCATGGATTCGAACATATAAACCGGACATTCTTTTCCTGGACATTCAAATGCCTCTGATGGACGGTTTCAACTTATTGAAGCGATCCGGTCTGGAACGTCAGTTCTCCGTCATATTCATCACAGCCTATGATGAATACGCGGTCAAAGCATTTGAAGCGAACGCAGCGGACTATCTTCTGAAACCGTTCACGCGGAAACGATTTGAAGAAGCGCTCCGAAAAGTGAAACAACAAATCCGGCTCAAGCGGAACTCCGAACCGGCTGAGCAGGCAATGGCTCTTTTACAAACATTGCAAAAAGAAAACGAATACCTGCAACGGATCGCTGTTAAATCAACACGTGGAATCATTTTTGTTCCATGCAATCAGGTTGATTGGATCGAAAGCGAAGATAACTACATCCTTGTGCATGCAGGAAAAGAGACTCATATCATTCGCGAATCGATGAATGCCATCGAGCAAGCGCTCGATCCAGCGCGCTTCCTCCGAATCCATCGCCGCATTCTTGTAAACACCGACCGTATCCGCGAAATGCAACCCCAGCGCCAAACCCACCTGATTCTTCAAAATGGCACCGCGCTCCCCGTCAGTCGCCGCTTGAAGGAGAAAGTGAAACGCTTTCTCTTCAGGAAGTAA
- a CDS encoding histidine kinase, with protein MRIRKLLPFLAWLLVGLVFASQLHLFAIRAGGSMGWPQVLIWEIPRWLIWALLAPLVTKIARMYPWRREQATRHIAIHTICGAALSFIHLVLFVIVFHALRLSIGEGGEILDTFQFAFPLDFHVGIAVYWLLVLLRQFSDSEQRVARLQAELTQAQLQALKMQLHPHFLFNTLNSIASFLRTDVEVADEMIGQLGDFLRLTLQNPGTEEIVLEKELEFLKRYLAIEQLRFQDRLHAQFEIDPDTLSALVPNLILQPVVENAVRHGVSTRSGKGTIRIEAKRRDGQLQIVICDNGPGLPSHITEGIGIATTRDRLRRMYGAEAHLDLANQPDGGAVVTLGIPFHVSEGKL; from the coding sequence ATGAGGATCCGGAAACTGCTTCCCTTCCTGGCCTGGTTGCTGGTGGGTCTGGTATTCGCGAGTCAACTGCACCTGTTCGCCATTCGCGCCGGCGGATCAATGGGATGGCCGCAGGTGTTGATCTGGGAAATTCCGCGCTGGCTTATATGGGCATTACTTGCCCCGCTTGTAACGAAGATCGCTCGCATGTATCCGTGGCGCAGAGAACAAGCAACGCGTCATATCGCGATCCACACAATTTGCGGGGCCGCGCTGTCATTCATTCACCTTGTCCTGTTCGTTATTGTGTTTCATGCTTTGCGTCTCTCTATCGGAGAAGGAGGCGAGATTCTCGATACTTTTCAATTTGCTTTTCCGCTGGATTTCCACGTGGGAATCGCCGTCTACTGGCTGCTTGTATTGCTCAGACAGTTTAGCGATTCCGAACAACGCGTGGCACGGCTTCAGGCCGAGTTGACCCAGGCCCAGCTTCAGGCGCTCAAGATGCAGCTGCATCCACATTTTTTATTCAACACATTGAACTCGATTGCATCCTTCTTGCGGACCGATGTGGAGGTTGCAGATGAAATGATCGGACAACTGGGCGATTTCTTACGGCTGACTTTACAAAATCCAGGAACCGAAGAAATCGTACTGGAAAAAGAGCTGGAATTCTTGAAACGATATCTCGCAATTGAACAACTCCGTTTTCAAGACCGTCTTCACGCGCAATTCGAAATTGATCCGGATACTCTGTCTGCTCTCGTTCCGAATCTGATTCTACAGCCGGTGGTAGAAAATGCAGTGCGCCATGGAGTTTCAACACGTTCCGGTAAGGGAACGATTCGCATTGAAGCAAAACGACGCGACGGCCAGTTGCAAATAGTGATCTGTGACAATGGTCCCGGGTTGCCTTCTCACATAACCGAAGGTATTGGAATCGCTACAACGCGTGACAGGCTCCGCAGGATGTATGGAGCGGAGGCGCATCTCGATCTGGCAAACCAACCGGACGGAGGCGCGGTCGTAACCCTGGGTATTCCCTTTCATGTTTCGGAGGGAAAACTTTGA